From the Desulfomonilia bacterium genome, one window contains:
- a CDS encoding SDR family oxidoreductase codes for MRNLKGKTAIVTGAAGGIGTQVAKILNDNGVKLVLTDINQAGLEKTAAMLSGSVVIFKCDITSREEVKALVNEAVKSFGTIDILVNNAGIIIPSLFEDCLFEDIEKQLRINFMGALTCSYEVIPIMKKAGGGHIVTVSSMAGLVPETYSSIYTATKFALRGFNLTLGIELRKHRIGVSTIFPDSVATPMLRYEASHGGSPLTFLSPPQEPVVIARAILKAILRNRAEVYCPASTGIFSKAIMCWPWAVTKLWPVLEFMGRRNRPAVEKELMKTIPE; via the coding sequence ATGCGTAACCTTAAGGGCAAAACAGCCATAGTAACGGGCGCGGCAGGCGGCATCGGGACGCAGGTAGCAAAGATTCTAAATGATAACGGCGTAAAGCTCGTGCTTACCGACATTAACCAAGCGGGCCTTGAGAAGACTGCTGCAATGCTGTCCGGGTCTGTTGTAATCTTCAAGTGTGACATCACAAGCAGAGAAGAGGTCAAAGCTCTGGTGAACGAGGCTGTAAAGAGCTTCGGAACCATCGACATACTTGTAAACAACGCGGGTATAATAATACCATCACTGTTCGAGGATTGCCTTTTCGAAGACATAGAAAAACAGCTAAGAATAAACTTCATGGGCGCTCTCACATGCTCGTACGAGGTCATACCTATAATGAAGAAGGCGGGAGGCGGACATATTGTGACCGTATCCTCGATGGCGGGTCTCGTGCCGGAAACGTACAGTTCCATATACACGGCAACCAAGTTTGCGCTAAGGGGTTTCAACCTCACGCTCGGAATCGAGCTAAGAAAGCACAGGATAGGTGTTTCCACTATATTCCCGGATTCGGTTGCCACGCCCATGCTTCGCTATGAGGCAAGCCACGGAGGTTCGCCTCTTACGTTTCTTTCACCTCCGCAGGAGCCTGTTGTCATAGCCAGAGCCATATTGAAAGCCATACTCAGGAACAGGGCCGAAGTGTACTGTCCGGCTTCAACGGGAATTTTCTCTAAGGCCATTATGTGCTGGCCCTGGGCGGTTACAAAATTATGGCCTGTTCTTGAATTCATGGGAAGAAGAAACAGACCTGCCGTTGAAAAGGAACTCATGAAGACCATCCCCGAATAA
- a CDS encoding TetR/AcrR family transcriptional regulator yields MQPTFFKLPVEKQEIILDAAAEVFAEMGYSGSNIPSICRKAGVSTGALYKYFRNKEALFRAVLDRGVGIIHSYYDNFETLGRPVFDSIRELFLLQSSMADKYRAYLIIYIDIGSCSMNAVTDYISDRIENIGRDFFYHLIEEGKKRGEINKRISSVHAAYMIDNYVMFNVYSLVSEHYRKRFDRFFSRVGRHLSQEQKVDLIIKSLKMFLE; encoded by the coding sequence ATGCAGCCGACTTTTTTCAAACTTCCCGTCGAGAAGCAGGAGATCATTCTTGATGCCGCTGCCGAGGTGTTCGCCGAAATGGGGTACAGCGGTTCAAATATCCCTAGCATTTGCAGAAAGGCAGGGGTTTCGACAGGCGCCCTGTATAAATATTTCAGGAACAAGGAAGCGCTTTTCCGTGCGGTCCTCGATCGCGGGGTAGGCATAATCCATTCATATTATGACAACTTCGAGACACTTGGCCGCCCTGTATTCGACTCAATCAGGGAACTGTTTCTCCTTCAATCCTCGATGGCAGACAAATACCGCGCATACCTGATTATATATATAGATATCGGAAGCTGCTCCATGAATGCCGTTACTGATTACATATCGGACCGCATAGAAAATATCGGACGTGATTTTTTTTATCACCTGATTGAGGAGGGAAAAAAACGGGGAGAGATAAACAAGCGCATAAGCAGCGTTCATGCGGCGTATATGATAGACAACTATGTGATGTTCAACGTGTATTCCCTTGTGTCAGAACATTACCGCAAACGCTTTGACCGTTTTTTCAGCAGGGTCGGCAGGCATTTAAGCCAGGAGCAGAAGGTGGATCTGATAATAAAATCATTAAAGATGTTTCTTGAATAA
- a CDS encoding 4-hydroxyphenylacetate 3-hydroxylase family protein — translation MMNARQYEESLRKLRLNVFMFGKRITDVVDNPIIRPSMCAVAATYEYAGRPGYEDILTATSHITGKKINRFTHIHQSREDLIKKSKMGRLMGSLTACCFQRCVGMDAMNALSITTHAVDEKCGTEYKRRFLRFLEYVQENDLVCDGAMTDTKGDRSLPPGRQPDPDAFLHVDEELPDGIVVSGAKAHQTGAVNSHEIIVMPTVTMRDEDRKYAVSFAVPSDTEGITYIIGRQSCDTRKLEGKGFDRGNMFYGGHEALVIFDRVFVPWERVFMNGEYEFTTQLVENFAAYHRQSYACKVGVGDVLIGAAQTVAEYNGAEKASHIKDKIIEMNHLNETLYCGCIACASEGRMQPGGTYLVDLLLANVHKQNITRMPYEIARLAQDIAGGLVVTCPSAEDLESSETGKWVEKYLKTKADVPAEHRMRILRLIENITMGSAAVGYLTESMHGAGSPQAQRIMISRLVDMKKKQKIAKELCGIEKGDKFP, via the coding sequence ATGATGAATGCACGGCAATATGAAGAAAGCCTCAGAAAGCTCAGACTCAATGTTTTCATGTTCGGGAAGAGAATTACAGATGTTGTCGATAACCCCATCATTCGCCCGTCCATGTGTGCGGTTGCAGCCACCTATGAATATGCCGGCAGGCCCGGGTACGAAGATATACTTACTGCAACCTCACACATAACAGGCAAGAAGATCAACCGTTTCACGCATATCCACCAGAGCAGGGAAGACCTTATCAAAAAGAGCAAGATGGGGCGTCTTATGGGATCACTCACCGCATGCTGCTTCCAGAGATGTGTAGGTATGGACGCCATGAACGCGCTTTCCATTACAACGCATGCTGTTGATGAAAAATGCGGTACGGAATATAAGAGGCGATTTCTCAGGTTCCTTGAATATGTCCAGGAAAACGACCTTGTATGCGACGGCGCCATGACAGACACGAAGGGAGACCGTTCACTGCCTCCTGGCAGACAGCCTGATCCTGACGCATTCCTGCATGTTGATGAAGAGCTGCCCGACGGCATAGTTGTGAGCGGGGCAAAGGCGCATCAGACCGGTGCTGTCAACTCTCATGAAATAATAGTCATGCCGACAGTCACCATGAGGGATGAAGACAGGAAATATGCGGTCTCTTTCGCTGTTCCCAGCGACACGGAAGGGATCACATACATAATAGGCCGCCAGTCCTGCGATACCAGAAAACTTGAAGGAAAGGGCTTTGACAGGGGTAATATGTTCTACGGCGGGCATGAGGCGCTGGTGATATTTGATAGAGTGTTTGTGCCGTGGGAGCGGGTGTTCATGAACGGGGAGTATGAATTTACAACGCAGCTGGTCGAAAACTTTGCCGCCTACCACCGTCAGAGCTATGCATGCAAGGTGGGCGTAGGTGACGTGCTGATCGGGGCTGCACAGACGGTTGCAGAATATAACGGTGCAGAAAAGGCTTCCCACATAAAGGACAAGATAATAGAGATGAACCATTTGAACGAAACCCTTTACTGCGGATGCATCGCCTGCGCATCCGAGGGAAGGATGCAGCCGGGCGGGACGTATCTGGTCGATCTCTTGCTTGCTAATGTGCACAAACAGAATATCACCCGCATGCCCTATGAAATTGCAAGGCTTGCACAGGATATCGCAGGAGGCCTGGTCGTGACATGTCCTTCGGCAGAGGACCTTGAATCATCTGAAACCGGGAAATGGGTGGAAAAATATCTGAAGACAAAAGCCGATGTCCCTGCTGAGCACAGGATGAGGATACTCAGGCTCATCGAGAATATCACCATGGGCTCCGCCGCTGTCGGCTATCTGACTGAATCCATGCACGGTGCCGGTTCCCCCCAGGCGCAGAGGATAATGATCTCAAGGCTCGTGGACATGAAGAAGAAACAGAAGATTGCAAAGGAGCTTTGCGGCATAGAAAAGGGCGATAAATTTCCATGA